Proteins encoded within one genomic window of Triticum aestivum cultivar Chinese Spring chromosome 2D, IWGSC CS RefSeq v2.1, whole genome shotgun sequence:
- the LOC123052551 gene encoding serine/arginine repetitive matrix protein 1 isoform X2 — MDYISPERSLDGTCGDPGPLFGDQDGCLLEHMDYHDSVPYMNDQIMCNTMKSASTSPASPLKQDEEHHVHIESDMQNDAAERKVHHNDDCEVRTTSPGYDVHQNTEVVEGVLPPELHESSGNDISNFQQETTHSDAYLGDSMLADNSSRDYQFSNSGDDDDEIPNSSAPQMGNKDNRKLHETFHNEVNGTEDDQMNGGNSNPHDEHDNENFNSAIAPSYLDGMEQEDPGTENGISTPGNQWDSPPERSAGLEKGTPSPARRVSLSVERSPHAHSSEKLDSPHHAKEGDNLADSRSPPARHWSQSPGSPENHDTNRRRAPSHELSPHARDNSPERKAQYRRGDGSPRRRSTSPGRRDGSPQRRSASPKRRDGSPRRRSASPRRRHGSPRRRSASPKRRDGSPRRRSPSPKRRHGSPRRRSPSPKRRHGSPRRRSPSPKRRHGSPRRRSPSPKRRASPKRRGSPRRRDSPTRRDSSPRRRDSPRKRDSSPRRRDSPTRRDSSPRRRDSPRKRDSSPRRRESPTRKRDSPTRKRDRSKSRSPSRKTDSSRHKREHGRSRSRSPHSRNHHRRSPRRRHSPRHRSPPARHHSPKRCWSPPANRKTGLGKPGRNLFVAGFSYATTERELEKKFAKFGRVTRVRVVRDKRTGDSRGFGFLSLEKDEDADAAIRACDETEWNGRIILVEKSKAPAW; from the exons ATGGATTACATATCCCCTGAGAGAAGTCTGGATGGGACTTGTGGAGACCCTGGTCCTTTATTTGGAGATCAAGATGGTTGCTTGTTGGAGCACATGGATTATCATG ATTCTGTACCCTATATGAATGATCAGATTATGTGCAATACAATGAAATCTGCTTCAACTAGTCCAGCATCTCCCCTGAAGCAAGACGAGGAACATCATGTGCATATAGAATCTGATATGCAAAACGATGCAGCTGAACGGAAAGTTCACCATAATGATGACTGTGAAGTACGTACCACTTCTCCGGGTTATGATGTGCATCAGAATACAGAAGTGGTTGAAGGTGTGCTTCCTCCAGAGCTTCATGAAAGCAGTGGTAATGATATATCAAACTTTCAACAAGAAACTACACATTCTGATGCCTATCTTGGCGACTCTATGTTAGCTGATAATAGCAGTAGGGATTATCAATTTAGCaatagcggtgatgatgatgatgaaattcCAAACTCTTCTGCGCCTCAGATGGGAAATAAGGACAACAGAAAGTTACATGAGACTTTCCACAATGAAGTGAATGGGACAGAGGATGATCAAATGAATGGTGGGAATTCTAATCCTCATGATGAACATGACAATGAGAACTTCAACTCTGCAATTGCACCTTCCTATTTGGATGGGATGGAGCAGGAAGATCCTGGTACCGAGAATGGCATTTCTACGCCTGGCAATCAGTGGGATTCTCCACCTGAAAGGTCTGCAGGACTAGAGAAGGGCACACCATCACCAGCCAGGAGGGTCTCACTTTCAGTAGAAAGGTCACCTCATGCTCATTCATCTGAGAAACTGGACTCACCACATCATGCAAAAGAGGGTGATAATTTGGCTGACTCTCGAAGCCCACCAGCAAGACATTGGTCCCAATCTCCTGGATCTCCTGAAAACCATGACACCAACCGTAGAAGAGCTCCCTCACATGAGTTGTCTCCACATGCACGGGATAACTCTCCAGAAAGAAAAGCACAATATCGGCGTGGAGATGGGTCGCCGCGCCGAAGATCTACATCCCCTGGAAGAAGAGATGGGTCACCGCAGCGAAGATCAGCTTCCCCTAAAAGAAGAGATGGGTCACCGCGACGAAGATCAGCTTCGCCTAGAAGAAGACATGGTTCACCACGCCGAAGATCTGCATCCCCTAAAAGAAGAGATGGGTCACCTCGCAGAAGATCTCCATCCCCCAAAAGAAGACATGGGTCACCACGACGAAGATCTCCATCCCCTAAAAGGAGGCATGGGTCACCACGGCGAAGATCTCCATCCCCTAAAAGGAGGCATGGGTCACCACGGCGAAGATCTCCATCTCCTAAAAGAAGAGCCTCGCCCAAGAGGAGGGGTTCACCAAGGAGGAGGGATTCCCCAACAAGGAGGGATTCCTCTCCAAGAAGGAGAGACTCACCAAGAAAGAGAGATTCCTCACCAAGGAGGAGGGATTCCCCAACAAGGAGGGATTCCTCTCCAAGAAGGAGAGACTCACCAAGAAAGAGAGATTCCTCTCCAAGGAGGAGGGAATCCCCAACAAGAAAGAGGGACTCCCCAACAAGGAAGAGAGATAGATCAAAATCAAGGTCACCATCAAGGAAAACTGATTCCTCTAGACATAAAAGGGAGCATGGTAGATCTCGATCAAGGTCTCCACACTCTAGGAATCACCATAGAAGATCTCCAAG AAGAAGGCATTCACCAAGGCACAGATCACCTCCAGCAAGGCATCATTCTCCTAAAAGATGTTGGTCACCACCTGCCAACAGGAAGACTGGATTGGGTAAGCCTGGGCGGAATCTGTTTGTTGCAGGTTTTAGCTATGCCACCACAGAGCGAGAGTTGGAGAAGAAATTTGCAAAGTTTGGACGTGTAACAAGGGTGCGGGTTGTCCGAGATAAACG aactgGAGATTCTCGAGGCTTTGGATTTTTATCCCTGGAGAAGGATGAGGACGCTGATGCAGCAATCCGAGCTTGCGACGAGACTGAGTGGAATGGTAGGATCATTCTTGTGGAGAAGTCCAAGGCACCTGCATGGTGA
- the LOC123052551 gene encoding serine/arginine repetitive matrix protein 1 isoform X1 — protein sequence MDYISPERSLDGTCGDPGPLFGDQDGCLLEHMDYHGEGITQPESPPLNDGLLVDAADQISYLSADSVPYMNDQIMCNTMKSASTSPASPLKQDEEHHVHIESDMQNDAAERKVHHNDDCEVRTTSPGYDVHQNTEVVEGVLPPELHESSGNDISNFQQETTHSDAYLGDSMLADNSSRDYQFSNSGDDDDEIPNSSAPQMGNKDNRKLHETFHNEVNGTEDDQMNGGNSNPHDEHDNENFNSAIAPSYLDGMEQEDPGTENGISTPGNQWDSPPERSAGLEKGTPSPARRVSLSVERSPHAHSSEKLDSPHHAKEGDNLADSRSPPARHWSQSPGSPENHDTNRRRAPSHELSPHARDNSPERKAQYRRGDGSPRRRSTSPGRRDGSPQRRSASPKRRDGSPRRRSASPRRRHGSPRRRSASPKRRDGSPRRRSPSPKRRHGSPRRRSPSPKRRHGSPRRRSPSPKRRHGSPRRRSPSPKRRASPKRRGSPRRRDSPTRRDSSPRRRDSPRKRDSSPRRRDSPTRRDSSPRRRDSPRKRDSSPRRRESPTRKRDSPTRKRDRSKSRSPSRKTDSSRHKREHGRSRSRSPHSRNHHRRSPRRRHSPRHRSPPARHHSPKRCWSPPANRKTGLGKPGRNLFVAGFSYATTERELEKKFAKFGRVTRVRVVRDKRTGDSRGFGFLSLEKDEDADAAIRACDETEWNGRIILVEKSKAPAW from the exons ATGGATTACATATCCCCTGAGAGAAGTCTGGATGGGACTTGTGGAGACCCTGGTCCTTTATTTGGAGATCAAGATGGTTGCTTGTTGGAGCACATGGATTATCATGGTGAAGGAATTACACAACCTGAATCCCCACCACTGAATGATGGACTTTTAGTTGACGCAGCCGATCAAATTTCATATTTGTCTGCAGATTCTGTACCCTATATGAATGATCAGATTATGTGCAATACAATGAAATCTGCTTCAACTAGTCCAGCATCTCCCCTGAAGCAAGACGAGGAACATCATGTGCATATAGAATCTGATATGCAAAACGATGCAGCTGAACGGAAAGTTCACCATAATGATGACTGTGAAGTACGTACCACTTCTCCGGGTTATGATGTGCATCAGAATACAGAAGTGGTTGAAGGTGTGCTTCCTCCAGAGCTTCATGAAAGCAGTGGTAATGATATATCAAACTTTCAACAAGAAACTACACATTCTGATGCCTATCTTGGCGACTCTATGTTAGCTGATAATAGCAGTAGGGATTATCAATTTAGCaatagcggtgatgatgatgatgaaattcCAAACTCTTCTGCGCCTCAGATGGGAAATAAGGACAACAGAAAGTTACATGAGACTTTCCACAATGAAGTGAATGGGACAGAGGATGATCAAATGAATGGTGGGAATTCTAATCCTCATGATGAACATGACAATGAGAACTTCAACTCTGCAATTGCACCTTCCTATTTGGATGGGATGGAGCAGGAAGATCCTGGTACCGAGAATGGCATTTCTACGCCTGGCAATCAGTGGGATTCTCCACCTGAAAGGTCTGCAGGACTAGAGAAGGGCACACCATCACCAGCCAGGAGGGTCTCACTTTCAGTAGAAAGGTCACCTCATGCTCATTCATCTGAGAAACTGGACTCACCACATCATGCAAAAGAGGGTGATAATTTGGCTGACTCTCGAAGCCCACCAGCAAGACATTGGTCCCAATCTCCTGGATCTCCTGAAAACCATGACACCAACCGTAGAAGAGCTCCCTCACATGAGTTGTCTCCACATGCACGGGATAACTCTCCAGAAAGAAAAGCACAATATCGGCGTGGAGATGGGTCGCCGCGCCGAAGATCTACATCCCCTGGAAGAAGAGATGGGTCACCGCAGCGAAGATCAGCTTCCCCTAAAAGAAGAGATGGGTCACCGCGACGAAGATCAGCTTCGCCTAGAAGAAGACATGGTTCACCACGCCGAAGATCTGCATCCCCTAAAAGAAGAGATGGGTCACCTCGCAGAAGATCTCCATCCCCCAAAAGAAGACATGGGTCACCACGACGAAGATCTCCATCCCCTAAAAGGAGGCATGGGTCACCACGGCGAAGATCTCCATCCCCTAAAAGGAGGCATGGGTCACCACGGCGAAGATCTCCATCTCCTAAAAGAAGAGCCTCGCCCAAGAGGAGGGGTTCACCAAGGAGGAGGGATTCCCCAACAAGGAGGGATTCCTCTCCAAGAAGGAGAGACTCACCAAGAAAGAGAGATTCCTCACCAAGGAGGAGGGATTCCCCAACAAGGAGGGATTCCTCTCCAAGAAGGAGAGACTCACCAAGAAAGAGAGATTCCTCTCCAAGGAGGAGGGAATCCCCAACAAGAAAGAGGGACTCCCCAACAAGGAAGAGAGATAGATCAAAATCAAGGTCACCATCAAGGAAAACTGATTCCTCTAGACATAAAAGGGAGCATGGTAGATCTCGATCAAGGTCTCCACACTCTAGGAATCACCATAGAAGATCTCCAAG AAGAAGGCATTCACCAAGGCACAGATCACCTCCAGCAAGGCATCATTCTCCTAAAAGATGTTGGTCACCACCTGCCAACAGGAAGACTGGATTGGGTAAGCCTGGGCGGAATCTGTTTGTTGCAGGTTTTAGCTATGCCACCACAGAGCGAGAGTTGGAGAAGAAATTTGCAAAGTTTGGACGTGTAACAAGGGTGCGGGTTGTCCGAGATAAACG aactgGAGATTCTCGAGGCTTTGGATTTTTATCCCTGGAGAAGGATGAGGACGCTGATGCAGCAATCCGAGCTTGCGACGAGACTGAGTGGAATGGTAGGATCATTCTTGTGGAGAAGTCCAAGGCACCTGCATGGTGA